A part of Leifsonia xyli subsp. xyli str. CTCB07 genomic DNA contains:
- a CDS encoding ABC-F family ATP-binding cassette domain-containing protein — translation MAHLLGAESLHLEFPTRVVFDSVSLGVDEGDRIGIVGRNGDGKSSLLGMLSGRIPPDSGRVTVRGGVRIGVLDQADTLADDETIGHAVVGDAPEHEWAGDARVRDVIAGLLGDLPWEARLSSLSGGQRRRVALAQLLTGDWDVLALDEPTNHLDVEAIAWLAEHLKRRWTATAGGLLVVTHDRWFLDEVCTATWEVHDRIVEPFEGGYAAYILQRVERDRQAAAIEARRQNIARKELAWLRRGAPARTSKPKFRIDAANALIADVPEIRDRVSLQSLAVSRLGKDVVDILGASAGYGDREILHEVEWRIAPGERTGVLGVNGAGKSTLLGLVAGTVEPTSGRVKRSKTVRVATLTQRMDELDQHRDDPVRVVVSGLRTSYTLGSDSKAQEITPGQLLERMGFASAQLSTPVKDLSGGQQRRLQLLLILIDQPNVLILDEPTNDLDTDMLAAVEDLLDSWAGTLIVVSHDRYFLERVTDQQFAILDRRLRHLPGGVDEYLRLRKNQQRRDAARASAPAGGSGPAPAAATTAAPALSGGELRAAQKELASIERRLSKLTGRIDAKRTALAERDQSDYVGLGEELTAIGELERETEQLEERWLELSEQV, via the coding sequence ATGGCGCATCTTCTGGGGGCGGAGTCCCTGCATCTTGAGTTTCCCACCCGCGTTGTCTTCGACTCGGTTTCGCTCGGGGTCGACGAGGGCGACCGTATCGGCATCGTCGGCCGCAACGGCGACGGCAAATCGAGCCTCCTCGGGATGCTGTCGGGCCGCATCCCGCCAGACTCCGGCCGGGTGACGGTGCGCGGCGGTGTCCGGATCGGCGTGCTCGACCAGGCGGACACGCTCGCGGACGACGAGACGATCGGGCACGCTGTGGTCGGCGACGCACCCGAGCACGAGTGGGCGGGCGACGCTCGGGTGCGGGACGTGATCGCCGGTCTGCTCGGCGACCTGCCGTGGGAGGCGCGGCTGAGCAGCCTCTCCGGCGGTCAGCGCCGCCGGGTCGCCCTGGCCCAGCTACTGACGGGCGACTGGGATGTGCTGGCTCTGGACGAGCCCACCAACCACCTCGATGTCGAGGCGATCGCCTGGCTGGCCGAGCACCTGAAGCGGCGCTGGACGGCCACCGCGGGCGGGCTGCTGGTCGTGACGCACGATCGGTGGTTCCTGGACGAGGTGTGTACGGCGACGTGGGAGGTACACGACCGGATCGTGGAGCCGTTCGAGGGCGGCTACGCCGCCTACATCCTGCAGCGCGTCGAGCGCGACCGCCAGGCGGCGGCGATCGAGGCCCGGAGGCAGAACATCGCGCGGAAGGAGCTGGCGTGGCTGCGCCGCGGCGCTCCCGCCCGCACATCGAAGCCGAAGTTCCGCATCGACGCGGCCAACGCGCTCATCGCCGACGTCCCCGAGATCCGCGACCGGGTCTCACTCCAGTCGCTCGCTGTCTCCCGGCTCGGCAAAGACGTGGTCGACATCCTGGGCGCCTCGGCCGGCTACGGGGACCGCGAGATCCTGCACGAGGTGGAGTGGCGGATCGCCCCGGGCGAGCGCACCGGCGTCCTGGGCGTCAACGGGGCCGGCAAATCGACGCTGCTGGGCCTCGTGGCGGGGACGGTCGAGCCCACCTCCGGTCGCGTGAAGCGGAGCAAGACGGTCCGCGTCGCAACCCTCACGCAGCGGATGGACGAACTCGACCAGCACCGCGACGACCCGGTGCGCGTGGTCGTCTCGGGCCTGCGCACCAGCTACACCCTCGGCAGCGACTCGAAGGCCCAGGAGATCACTCCGGGCCAGCTGCTGGAGCGGATGGGCTTCGCCTCCGCGCAGCTCTCCACCCCGGTGAAGGATCTCTCCGGCGGACAGCAGCGCCGCCTCCAGCTCCTCCTCATCCTGATCGACCAGCCGAACGTCCTCATCCTGGACGAGCCCACCAACGACCTGGACACCGACATGCTCGCCGCGGTCGAGGATCTGCTCGACTCCTGGGCGGGGACGCTGATCGTGGTCTCGCACGACCGGTACTTCCTGGAGCGGGTGACAGACCAGCAGTTCGCGATCCTGGACCGGCGGCTGCGGCACCTGCCGGGCGGGGTGGACGAGTACCTGCGGCTGCGGAAGAACCAGCAGCGCCGGGACGCCGCGCGAGCGTCCGCACCCGCCGGGGGCTCAGGCCCCGCACCTGCCGCCGCCACGACAGCCGCCCCGGCGCTCAGCGGCGGCGAGCTGCGGGCGGCTCAGAAGGAGCTCGCCTCGATCGAACGCCGCCTCTCCAAGCTCACCGGCCGAATCGACGCGAAACGCACAGCGCTCGCCGAACGCGACCAGTCGGACTACGTGGGGCTGGGCGAGGAGCTGACGGCGATCGGCGAGCTGGAACGGGAGACCGAGCAGCTTGAGGAGCGGTGGCTAGAGCTGTCGGAGCAGGTGTGA
- a CDS encoding 4-(cytidine 5'-diphospho)-2-C-methyl-D-erythritol kinase: MVDVGARWDVDAVHVRAPGKVNVFMRVGPLRHDGYHDVATAYQALSLYEDVRAYPADDISVTFAGGSVDTSALPTDGTNLAVKAAKLLAKRTGFTGGVRLEIDKRVPIAGGMGGGSADAAATLVACDALWGTELGREELLALAARLGADVPFALVGGTAIGTGRGDRLSPALATGQFHWVLAFAEGQLSTPTVYSELDRHRERHASEIPPAQRAPGVDAGVLQALRAGDAAMLAEVLSNDLQAPAIHLAPSIAEVLELGELNGALAGIVSGSGPTVAFLAADLDNALDVQIALSAARVRVVRATGPVHGARVLSD; the protein is encoded by the coding sequence ATGGTCGACGTGGGCGCCCGGTGGGATGTGGATGCGGTGCATGTTCGCGCACCCGGCAAGGTCAATGTCTTCATGCGCGTCGGCCCGCTCCGCCACGATGGCTACCACGATGTCGCGACCGCCTATCAGGCGCTCTCGCTCTACGAGGATGTGCGCGCGTATCCCGCCGATGACATCTCGGTGACCTTCGCCGGCGGCAGCGTCGACACGTCGGCGCTCCCGACGGACGGCACGAATCTGGCTGTCAAGGCCGCGAAACTGCTCGCCAAGCGCACCGGGTTCACTGGTGGCGTGCGCCTGGAGATCGACAAGCGCGTCCCGATCGCCGGGGGGATGGGCGGCGGTTCGGCGGACGCCGCGGCCACTCTCGTCGCCTGTGATGCGCTGTGGGGCACCGAGCTCGGACGGGAGGAGCTGCTCGCGCTGGCTGCGCGGCTCGGCGCGGATGTCCCGTTCGCGCTCGTGGGCGGCACCGCGATCGGCACCGGTCGCGGTGACCGGCTGAGCCCGGCGCTGGCGACCGGCCAGTTCCACTGGGTGCTCGCGTTCGCGGAGGGCCAGCTCAGCACACCGACTGTCTACAGCGAGCTCGATCGGCACCGTGAGCGGCACGCGAGTGAGATCCCGCCCGCGCAGCGCGCACCCGGCGTCGACGCCGGGGTGCTGCAGGCGCTTCGCGCGGGGGATGCGGCGATGCTCGCGGAGGTGCTGTCGAACGACTTGCAGGCCCCGGCCATCCACCTGGCTCCGTCCATCGCCGAGGTGCTCGAACTCGGCGAGCTGAACGGCGCTCTCGCGGGGATCGTGTCGGGTTCCGGTCCCACTGTCGCCTTCCTCGCCGCGGATCTCGACAACGCGCTGGACGTGCAGATCGCGCTCAGCGCGGCCCGCGTGCGAGTGGTCCGGGCGACCGGCCCGGTTCACGGCGCCCGGGTCCTCTCGGACTGA
- the rsmA gene encoding 16S rRNA (adenine(1518)-N(6)/adenine(1519)-N(6))-dimethyltransferase RsmA, which translates to MNELRLLGPAEIRDLAELIGVAPTKRLGQNFVIDANTVRRIVRVAGVEAGEVVVEVGPGLGSLTLGLLEAGARVVAVEIDGRLAERLPLTVAQLAPEAAGRLTVVHSDALAVTELPERPGRLVANLPYNVSVPVLLHLLERVPSLRSGVVMVQAEVGQRIAAGPGSKVYGAPSVKAAWYGVWRTAGTVSRQIFWPVPNVDSILVGFERHATEPGDDELRKRTFALVDAAFQQRRKTLRQSLAPVYGDPAAAGAALEAAGVAPRRRGEQLTLADFVRLAAR; encoded by the coding sequence GTGAACGAGCTGCGACTGCTCGGACCCGCCGAGATCCGCGACCTGGCCGAGCTGATCGGTGTGGCGCCGACGAAGAGGCTCGGGCAGAACTTCGTCATCGATGCCAACACAGTCCGCCGCATCGTCCGCGTCGCCGGCGTCGAGGCGGGGGAGGTCGTGGTCGAGGTGGGGCCCGGCCTCGGCTCCCTCACCCTCGGCCTCCTGGAGGCCGGAGCGCGCGTCGTCGCCGTCGAGATCGATGGCCGCCTGGCCGAGCGGCTCCCGCTCACCGTCGCGCAGCTCGCGCCGGAGGCCGCGGGCCGGCTGACCGTCGTCCACAGCGACGCGCTCGCGGTGACGGAGCTGCCGGAGCGGCCCGGCCGGCTCGTCGCGAATCTCCCGTACAACGTCTCGGTGCCCGTGCTGCTGCACCTGCTGGAGCGTGTCCCGTCGCTGCGCTCCGGTGTCGTCATGGTTCAGGCGGAGGTGGGTCAGCGTATCGCGGCCGGGCCGGGCTCGAAGGTCTACGGCGCCCCGAGCGTCAAAGCCGCGTGGTACGGCGTCTGGCGCACCGCGGGCACGGTCAGCCGGCAGATCTTCTGGCCGGTTCCGAATGTCGACTCCATCCTGGTCGGTTTCGAGCGCCACGCGACCGAACCGGGCGACGACGAGCTGCGGAAGCGGACGTTCGCCCTGGTGGACGCCGCGTTCCAGCAGCGCAGGAAGACCCTCCGCCAGTCCCTCGCCCCCGTCTACGGCGACCCTGCCGCAGCCGGCGCGGCGCTGGAGGCGGCCGGGGTCGCCCCGAGACGCCGCGGCGAACAGCTCACCCTCGCCGACTTCGTGCGGCTCGCTGCGCGCTGA
- a CDS encoding TatD family hydrolase, whose amino-acid sequence MTDPAFLRPRGPADGPDRSTYPPLPEALVVPVYDNHTHLEIVSGADGTEPLDYREHLDRASSVGVRGVVQVGTDVETSRWSAETAAVEPRMLAAVALHPNDAPDYAERGELDDALAAIAELATRPRVRAVGETGLDFFRTEAGSLRDAQVAAFEAHIEIAKQNGLALQIHDRDAHAAVVATLKRVGAPARTVFHCFSGDAELANLCAENGWYMSFSGTVTFKNAPNLRTALRAAPRDLIMVETDAPYLTPAPFRGRPNAPYLIPHTVRAMAETIGADTATVAAQIASNTELVYGRWDSDPVAPPPATPIGIIA is encoded by the coding sequence ATGACGGATCCGGCGTTCCTCCGGCCGAGGGGCCCGGCCGACGGCCCTGACCGCAGCACCTACCCTCCGCTCCCCGAGGCGCTGGTCGTCCCGGTCTACGACAACCACACGCACCTGGAGATCGTCTCTGGCGCAGACGGGACGGAGCCGCTGGACTACCGCGAGCACCTCGACCGGGCCTCGAGCGTCGGCGTCCGCGGGGTCGTGCAGGTCGGGACGGATGTGGAGACCTCGCGCTGGTCCGCCGAGACGGCCGCCGTCGAGCCCCGGATGCTCGCCGCTGTCGCCCTCCACCCCAACGACGCCCCCGACTACGCGGAGCGCGGTGAGCTGGACGACGCCCTCGCCGCGATCGCGGAGCTCGCGACCCGCCCGCGGGTGCGGGCGGTCGGGGAGACGGGCCTCGACTTCTTCCGCACCGAGGCGGGCTCGCTCCGGGACGCGCAGGTCGCCGCCTTCGAGGCGCACATCGAGATCGCCAAGCAGAACGGCCTCGCCCTCCAGATCCACGACCGGGACGCGCACGCTGCCGTCGTCGCGACCCTGAAACGTGTCGGTGCGCCCGCTCGCACGGTCTTCCACTGTTTCTCGGGGGACGCCGAGCTCGCGAACCTCTGCGCCGAGAACGGCTGGTACATGTCTTTCTCGGGCACGGTCACGTTCAAGAACGCGCCGAATCTGCGCACGGCTCTGCGCGCGGCTCCGCGGGATTTGATCATGGTGGAGACGGACGCCCCCTATCTCACGCCGGCGCCGTTCCGCGGCCGGCCGAACGCGCCCTACCTCATCCCGCACACCGTGCGCGCGATGGCGGAGACGATCGGCGCCGACACCGCCACGGTCGCGGCCCAGATCGCCTCGAACACCGAGCTCGTTTACGGCCGCTGGGACAGCGATCCGGTCGCGCCGCCGCCCGCTACGCCCATCGGGATCATCGCGTGA
- the metG gene encoding methionine--tRNA ligase: protein MSDGSSFYITTPIFYVNDVPHIGHAYTEVAADVLARWRRQAGDDTWLLTGTDEHGQKILRTATANGTTPKEWADRLVRDEWLPLLTTVDIANDDFIRTTDERHEKNVQKFLQKLYDDGFIYAGEYEALYCVGCEEFKPQSEIVDGTGEYADQKVCAIHSKPLELLQEKNYFFRMSDFAEKLLALYEERPDFVQPESARNEVVSFVRQGLSDLSISRSSFDWGIKVPWDESHVVYVWFDALLNYITAVGYGQDEEAFERRWPATHLVGKDILRFHAVIWPAMLLAAGLEVPHRVFGHGWLLVGGEKMSKSKLTGIAPTQITDTFGSDAFRYYFLRAINFGQDGSFSWEDLSARYQAELANGFGNLASRVVAMVMRYFGGEVPAAGEFREADLEVQRVVAQAAADADAAMARLAIHDGIAAVWTIVDQLNGYITEQEPWALAKDEAKRERLQTVLYTAVEGLRALAVLLSPVIPKATAALWTALGVEGELGGLDAQRLRSAGDWGQVPAGTAVNGLEALFPRIETDTALGA, encoded by the coding sequence ATGTCCGACGGCTCTTCGTTCTACATCACCACGCCGATCTTCTACGTGAACGATGTCCCGCACATCGGGCACGCCTACACGGAGGTCGCCGCGGACGTGCTCGCGCGCTGGCGCCGCCAGGCGGGCGACGACACCTGGCTGCTGACGGGGACCGATGAGCACGGGCAGAAGATCCTGCGCACCGCGACCGCGAACGGGACCACGCCGAAGGAGTGGGCCGACCGGCTGGTCCGGGACGAGTGGCTGCCTCTGCTGACGACCGTGGACATCGCGAATGACGATTTCATCCGCACCACCGACGAACGGCACGAGAAGAACGTGCAGAAGTTCTTGCAGAAGCTCTACGACGACGGCTTCATCTACGCCGGTGAGTACGAGGCGCTCTACTGCGTCGGTTGCGAGGAGTTCAAGCCGCAGAGCGAGATCGTCGACGGCACGGGGGAGTATGCGGACCAGAAAGTCTGCGCCATCCACTCGAAGCCGCTGGAACTGCTGCAGGAGAAGAACTACTTCTTCCGGATGAGCGACTTCGCCGAGAAGCTGCTGGCGCTCTATGAGGAGCGGCCGGACTTCGTGCAGCCGGAGTCGGCCCGCAATGAGGTGGTCAGCTTCGTGCGGCAGGGACTGTCCGACCTGTCCATCTCGCGGTCGAGCTTCGACTGGGGCATCAAGGTGCCGTGGGACGAGTCCCACGTCGTCTATGTGTGGTTCGATGCGTTGCTCAACTACATCACTGCGGTTGGCTACGGGCAAGACGAGGAGGCGTTCGAGCGGCGCTGGCCGGCGACGCACCTGGTCGGCAAGGATATCCTGCGCTTCCACGCCGTCATCTGGCCGGCGATGCTGCTCGCGGCGGGTCTGGAGGTGCCGCACCGCGTGTTCGGGCACGGCTGGCTGCTCGTCGGCGGCGAGAAGATGTCGAAGTCGAAGCTGACCGGCATCGCGCCGACGCAGATCACGGACACCTTCGGCTCGGACGCGTTCCGCTACTACTTCCTGCGTGCCATCAACTTCGGTCAGGACGGCTCGTTCAGCTGGGAGGACCTGTCGGCCCGTTACCAGGCCGAGCTGGCCAACGGCTTCGGCAACCTCGCCTCGCGCGTCGTCGCGATGGTCATGCGCTATTTCGGTGGCGAGGTCCCGGCCGCCGGCGAGTTCCGGGAGGCCGATCTCGAGGTTCAGCGCGTCGTCGCGCAGGCCGCCGCTGACGCCGATGCCGCGATGGCGCGCCTCGCCATCCACGATGGCATCGCCGCTGTCTGGACGATCGTCGACCAGCTCAACGGGTACATCACCGAGCAGGAGCCGTGGGCGCTCGCCAAGGACGAGGCGAAGCGCGAGCGGCTCCAGACCGTGCTCTACACGGCGGTGGAGGGCCTGCGCGCGCTCGCCGTGCTGCTCTCGCCGGTCATTCCGAAGGCGACGGCGGCACTGTGGACCGCGCTGGGTGTGGAGGGCGAGCTGGGCGGCCTGGATGCGCAACGGCTCCGCAGCGCAGGGGACTGGGGACAGGTCCCCGCCGGCACCGCGGTCAACGGCCTTGAGGCGCTGTTCCCCCGCATCGAGACGGACACGGCGCTGGGAGCATGA